One segment of uncultured Tolumonas sp. DNA contains the following:
- the murC gene encoding UDP-N-acetylmuramate--L-alanine ligase yields the protein MTKVELAKLRTMIPEMRRVRRIHFIGIGGAGMGGIAEVLANEGYQISGSDIANNRVTEHLASLGAEIQIGHKTENVQGASVVVVSTAIHADNPEVIAARELRIPVVRRAEMLAELMRYRHGIAIAGTHGKTTTTSLIASVYAQAGADPTFVIGGLLNSAGTNARLGTSRYLIAEADESDASFLHLQPMVAIVTNIEADHMDTYGGDFSKLRATFLEFLHNLPFYGLAVVCIDDPVIRGLLPEIGRATITYGYSDDADVQVQEFVQEGSQTRFQLRLQSGTILPINLNLPGRHNALNAAATIAVALEDHIPTDAIVDALAQFAGVGRRFQQYGEFDTGAGSALLVDDYGHHPTEVRATLASARAAWPERRLVLVFQPHRYTRTRDLYDDFAEVLSKVDVLIMLDVYAAGEEVIPGADGRSLCRSIRQRGALDPIFVATPNEVPAVLAEVLKDGDVVLTQGAGNVGQLSRKLAELKLNINAMKTTN from the coding sequence ATGACAAAAGTTGAGTTAGCCAAATTAAGAACCATGATCCCGGAAATGCGCCGGGTACGTCGTATCCACTTTATTGGGATCGGTGGCGCAGGTATGGGCGGTATTGCTGAAGTTTTGGCTAATGAAGGTTATCAAATCAGTGGTTCTGATATTGCCAATAATCGCGTCACGGAACATCTGGCATCATTAGGTGCAGAAATTCAGATCGGTCATAAAACCGAAAATGTGCAAGGTGCGAGCGTTGTGGTTGTTTCTACGGCGATACATGCCGACAACCCGGAAGTGATTGCGGCACGTGAACTGCGTATTCCGGTTGTGCGTCGTGCAGAAATGCTGGCGGAATTGATGCGTTATCGGCATGGTATTGCTATCGCCGGTACTCATGGCAAAACCACCACCACCAGTTTGATTGCCAGCGTGTATGCTCAGGCCGGTGCTGATCCTACTTTTGTGATCGGTGGTTTGTTAAACAGTGCCGGTACGAACGCGCGTTTGGGTACAAGCCGTTACCTGATTGCCGAAGCCGATGAAAGCGATGCTTCTTTCTTGCATCTGCAACCGATGGTCGCCATCGTGACCAACATTGAAGCCGACCATATGGATACCTATGGTGGTGATTTCTCTAAATTACGTGCTACGTTCCTCGAGTTTTTGCATAACTTACCTTTTTATGGCTTAGCGGTTGTTTGTATTGATGACCCGGTGATTCGGGGCTTATTGCCAGAAATTGGCCGTGCCACGATCACTTACGGTTATAGCGACGATGCCGATGTGCAAGTACAAGAGTTTGTGCAGGAAGGCAGTCAAACACGCTTTCAGCTTCGGTTACAAAGCGGCACAATTTTACCGATCAATCTTAACTTACCCGGTCGCCACAATGCATTGAATGCGGCAGCTACGATCGCAGTTGCATTGGAAGATCATATTCCAACTGATGCCATCGTAGATGCTTTAGCACAATTTGCCGGGGTAGGGCGTCGTTTTCAGCAATACGGTGAATTTGATACTGGTGCAGGTTCTGCATTATTAGTTGATGACTATGGGCATCACCCGACCGAAGTGCGTGCGACTTTAGCGTCAGCGCGTGCGGCTTGGCCTGAACGTCGTCTGGTTTTGGTTTTTCAACCGCACCGTTATACACGTACCCGTGATTTGTATGATGATTTCGCAGAAGTACTATCAAAAGTTGATGTGCTGATCATGTTGGATGTTTATGCCGCTGGTGAAGAGGTAATCCCCGGTGCTGATGGGCGCAGCCTGTGCCGTTCTATCCGTCAACGCGGTGCTTTGGATCCTATTTTTGTGGCAACACCGAATGAGGTTCCGGCTGTGTTGGCTGAAGTATTAAAAGATGGCGATGTCGTCTTGACGCAGGGTGCCGGTAACGTTGGGCAACTGTCTCGTAAGCTGGCTGAGCTTAAACTGAACATTAATGCGATGAAAACAACAAATTAA
- the murD gene encoding UDP-N-acetylmuramoyl-L-alanine--D-glutamate ligase, with protein MKQVVIIGLGKTGLSCATYFRQRGITPLVLDTRENPPGKELLPADCNLITGPLDPEILCSASLIIASPGVALATPALQAAQAAGVEIIGDIELFAREAKAPIVAITGSNGKSTVTTLVGLMAEQAGLNVGVGGNIGTPALDLLLQPADLYVLELSSFQLETTSSLQPAAAVILNLSEDHLDRYDGMAGYLAAKQRIFSHAKHIVVNRDDAATLPPQQAYWQSFGLNNEAYGRVQQADGLWLSVAGKAILPVTDLHIVGAHNQMNALAAMALADAVGIPQAAQLEVLRSFTGLAHRCQFVREVDGVRWINDSKATNVGSTLAAVAGVSESVHGRLWLLAGGQGKGQDFSPLQPLLASQIYQMICFGQDADILMKLADNTHLVADLDAAVAYVAEQVKADDWVLLAPACASLDQFRNFEQRGQRFADLVNAR; from the coding sequence ATGAAACAGGTTGTCATCATCGGATTAGGAAAAACAGGTCTCTCATGTGCGACTTATTTCCGTCAGCGCGGTATTACGCCATTGGTGCTGGATACCCGTGAAAATCCACCCGGGAAAGAGCTGCTACCTGCTGATTGCAACCTGATCACCGGACCGCTGGATCCTGAAATTTTATGTTCTGCATCATTGATTATTGCCAGCCCAGGGGTTGCGTTAGCAACGCCTGCTTTACAGGCTGCGCAAGCTGCAGGCGTTGAAATTATTGGCGATATCGAATTATTTGCTCGTGAAGCCAAAGCGCCTATCGTGGCAATCACTGGTTCTAACGGTAAAAGCACGGTAACAACATTGGTCGGGTTGATGGCTGAACAAGCCGGACTTAACGTCGGTGTTGGTGGCAATATTGGTACGCCTGCGTTGGATCTGCTGTTACAACCGGCCGATTTATATGTTCTGGAGTTATCCAGTTTTCAGCTGGAAACAACCTCGTCACTGCAGCCGGCAGCCGCCGTAATTTTGAATTTAAGTGAAGATCATCTGGATCGTTACGATGGAATGGCCGGTTATCTAGCCGCCAAGCAGCGTATTTTTAGTCATGCTAAACACATTGTGGTTAACCGTGATGATGCAGCAACGTTACCTCCGCAACAAGCTTACTGGCAAAGTTTTGGTCTGAATAATGAAGCTTATGGGCGGGTGCAGCAGGCTGACGGTTTATGGTTGAGTGTGGCGGGAAAAGCGATTTTACCGGTAACTGACCTTCATATTGTCGGTGCTCATAATCAGATGAATGCACTGGCTGCAATGGCGTTAGCTGATGCTGTGGGTATTCCGCAAGCTGCGCAGTTGGAAGTATTGCGTTCATTTACTGGCTTGGCTCATCGTTGCCAATTTGTCCGTGAAGTGGATGGTGTTCGTTGGATCAATGATTCCAAAGCAACCAATGTGGGTTCTACGCTGGCGGCTGTCGCCGGTGTGAGTGAAAGTGTACACGGACGCCTATGGTTACTGGCTGGCGGGCAAGGAAAAGGGCAGGATTTTTCACCCTTACAGCCGTTATTGGCTAGCCAGATTTACCAGATGATCTGTTTTGGCCAAGATGCCGATATTTTGATGAAGTTAGCCGACAACACCCACCTCGTTGCTGATTTAGATGCTGCAGTAGCTTATGTTGCTGAGCAGGTAAAAGCCGATGATTGGGTTCTTTTAGCACCGGCTTGTGCCAGTCTTGATCAATTCCGTAATTTTGAACAACGCGGTCAGCGTTTCGCTGATTTGGTGAATGCACGATGA
- the murF gene encoding UDP-N-acetylmuramoyl-tripeptide--D-alanyl-D-alanine ligase: MIPMSLAQIAQVTDGQLLNCADTSMVVSNVSTDTRTVTDGALFIALQGERFDAHQFVDQAMLKGAVAAVVSRPLPDTIPQILVADTRIALGQIAAWGREQLDLQIVAITGSCGKTTLKEMCAAILQQTAPVLATQGNLNNEIGVPQTLLRLTPTERYAVVELGANHPGEIAWTTSLVKPDVAVINNVAAAHLAGFGSLRGVAVAKTEIFGGLSATGTAVINADSEFYDWWREILSVRTVSFGLENAKADFRAENIQQDAQGIASFTLLAPQGSIDIQLPIPGLHNISNALAAAAVTTSLGLTLTQVKSGLANMRPVKGRFCVQKLSDDLTVIDDTYNASVQSVMAAIDTLAVMPGYRVLAFGDMGELGADAASLHRQIGEHARLRQLDAVLTVGSLSRHAAEAADGQHFNDKESLYQALQMLIQQHRPMTILAKGARSARMEEVVAFVKSCEEQAC; this comes from the coding sequence ATGATACCGATGTCATTAGCACAAATCGCTCAAGTGACAGATGGCCAGTTATTGAATTGTGCTGATACCAGTATGGTTGTTAGCAATGTCAGTACTGATACCCGTACAGTAACTGATGGAGCCTTGTTTATCGCATTGCAGGGCGAACGTTTTGATGCTCATCAATTTGTCGATCAAGCCATGCTCAAAGGTGCTGTCGCGGCAGTGGTGTCTCGTCCACTTCCTGACACCATCCCGCAAATTTTGGTTGCTGATACACGCATCGCGTTGGGTCAGATCGCGGCTTGGGGGCGTGAACAACTTGATCTACAGATCGTTGCGATCACCGGCAGTTGTGGCAAGACAACTTTAAAAGAGATGTGTGCCGCTATTTTACAGCAGACCGCACCAGTGCTGGCGACACAAGGCAATCTTAATAATGAAATCGGGGTGCCACAAACCTTATTGCGACTAACTCCAACAGAACGTTATGCCGTTGTTGAGTTGGGCGCGAATCATCCCGGTGAAATTGCTTGGACGACCTCATTAGTTAAACCCGATGTTGCAGTAATAAATAATGTGGCAGCTGCCCATTTGGCTGGCTTTGGTTCATTACGCGGTGTTGCGGTTGCTAAAACTGAAATTTTTGGTGGTTTGTCGGCGACGGGAACCGCTGTTATCAATGCCGACAGTGAGTTTTATGACTGGTGGCGGGAGATTTTGTCTGTTCGTACCGTTAGTTTTGGTTTGGAAAATGCCAAAGCAGATTTTCGTGCCGAAAATATTCAGCAGGATGCGCAAGGCATTGCCAGTTTCACGCTGCTTGCTCCGCAAGGAAGCATAGATATCCAGCTACCTATTCCGGGTTTACACAATATCAGTAATGCACTGGCTGCTGCTGCCGTTACGACTTCGCTAGGGTTAACGCTGACTCAGGTCAAATCTGGCTTGGCCAATATGCGACCTGTAAAGGGACGTTTTTGCGTACAAAAACTGTCTGATGATTTAACGGTCATTGATGATACCTACAATGCCAGCGTGCAATCGGTCATGGCAGCGATTGATACATTAGCCGTCATGCCTGGATATCGGGTTCTGGCTTTTGGCGATATGGGTGAGCTAGGTGCTGATGCAGCCAGTTTACATCGTCAGATCGGTGAACATGCACGGTTACGGCAACTGGATGCGGTACTCACCGTAGGTAGTTTATCGCGTCACGCAGCAGAAGCGGCTGATGGCCAACATTTTAATGATAAAGAAAGCCTGTATCAGGCATTACAGATGTTAATACAACAACATCGACCTATGACTATTTTGGCCAAAGGCGCGCGCAGTGCCCGAATGGAAGAAGTAGTCGCTTTTGTCAAATCTTGTGAGGAACAAGCATGTTAG
- the murG gene encoding undecaprenyldiphospho-muramoylpentapeptide beta-N-acetylglucosaminyltransferase — translation MSRKMVIMAGGTGGHVFPGLAVAHRLQADDWQIHWLGTPDRMEADLVPAHGFPIEFINIRGLRNHGLVRKLLAPFQIIKAILQALMILRRIKPDVVLGMGGYAAGPGGVAAKLLGIPLVLHEQNAAAGLTNRLLAKIATRILMGFEGAFPLTERSRVVGNPVRDEFLQLAQQPLKHYQAGSALKILIVGGSLGAKALNQVVPNALAKLNHVEIRHQCGKGNGNLVSDLYQSLGVTTVTVTEFINDMSAAYEWADLLICRAGALTVAEVAAAGIPAIFVPLPHAVDDHQTRNAESLTLRGAAVLMPQKEMTADKLATLIAQWQSEPRQLQKMAQLSRAAAILNATDRVVSECKALI, via the coding sequence ATGAGTCGTAAAATGGTAATTATGGCAGGTGGCACTGGTGGTCACGTGTTTCCAGGGTTAGCAGTAGCTCACCGTCTGCAAGCGGATGATTGGCAAATTCATTGGCTGGGCACTCCGGATCGTATGGAAGCCGATTTAGTGCCAGCCCATGGTTTTCCCATTGAATTTATTAATATTCGTGGTTTACGTAACCATGGGTTAGTACGCAAATTATTAGCTCCCTTTCAAATCATTAAAGCGATTTTGCAAGCATTAATGATCCTGCGCCGCATTAAACCTGATGTGGTGTTAGGCATGGGGGGGTATGCGGCAGGGCCGGGTGGTGTTGCTGCAAAATTATTAGGTATTCCACTGGTTCTGCATGAGCAAAATGCCGCAGCTGGTTTAACTAATCGCCTGTTGGCTAAAATTGCTACGCGTATTTTGATGGGGTTCGAAGGCGCGTTTCCATTGACCGAGCGTTCACGAGTAGTGGGTAATCCGGTTCGGGATGAGTTTTTGCAATTAGCTCAGCAACCGTTAAAACATTATCAAGCTGGCTCAGCATTAAAGATTTTGATCGTTGGTGGCAGTTTAGGTGCCAAAGCGCTAAACCAAGTCGTTCCTAATGCCTTGGCAAAACTAAACCATGTTGAGATCCGTCATCAGTGTGGTAAGGGCAACGGTAATCTGGTCAGCGATCTGTATCAATCACTTGGTGTTACAACTGTCACGGTAACTGAATTTATCAATGACATGTCAGCGGCTTATGAATGGGCCGATTTATTGATTTGTCGAGCAGGTGCATTAACCGTCGCGGAAGTCGCTGCAGCGGGGATCCCCGCGATTTTTGTTCCATTACCACATGCCGTTGATGATCATCAAACTCGTAATGCGGAAAGCCTGACATTACGTGGCGCTGCTGTATTAATGCCACAGAAAGAGATGACAGCTGATAAACTGGCTACCTTGATCGCCCAATGGCAATCAGAGCCGCGTCAGTTACAAAAAATGGCTCAGCTTTCCCGGGCAGCAGCAATTCTCAATGCAACTGACCGTGTTGTGAGTGAATGCAAGGCACTAATTTAA
- the ftsW gene encoding cell division protein FtsW: protein MKRLLRTMMQAVWRWFVPDRSSFYDRGLLALMFSLMGIGLMMVASASIKEGPGGDMFYFTKRHLIFLIICLGIGVGTLYLPLERWKAWSGRLLVGALGLLFATLAVGRTVNGAKRWIGFGFFNIQPAELAKLALIIFIASYLVRRSDEVRGNFIGFVKPLAVVFLLAFMLLLQPDLGSVVVLFVCTFGLLFIGGAKVIQFIAIIAAGLAALVGLIMFEPYRMRRVTSFLDPWADPFGSGYQLTQSLMAFGRGGLFGQGLGNSVQKLSYLPEAHTDFVFAILGEELGYAGVLAVLFLQLLLAMKALKIGRTALLRSKLYEGYMACGIGIWFSFQTVVNVGAAAGMLPTKGLTLPLVSYGGSSLIAITMAVAILLRIDFERRLDTSHVISREAA, encoded by the coding sequence ATGAAGCGGTTGTTACGGACAATGATGCAGGCGGTATGGCGCTGGTTTGTTCCAGACCGTTCATCGTTTTATGATCGTGGATTATTAGCATTAATGTTTTCACTGATGGGTATCGGTCTGATGATGGTTGCTTCAGCTTCCATCAAAGAAGGTCCTGGCGGTGATATGTTTTATTTCACCAAACGCCATTTGATATTTTTGATTATTTGTCTGGGCATTGGTGTTGGCACCTTATATCTACCGCTTGAACGTTGGAAAGCTTGGAGCGGCCGTCTGCTGGTCGGTGCGCTGGGGTTATTGTTTGCGACTCTGGCTGTCGGTCGTACCGTCAACGGTGCAAAGCGTTGGATCGGTTTCGGTTTTTTTAATATCCAGCCTGCTGAATTAGCTAAGTTGGCATTGATTATTTTTATTGCCAGTTATTTAGTTCGCAGAAGTGATGAAGTTCGCGGTAATTTTATCGGCTTTGTGAAACCACTAGCGGTGGTGTTCCTGTTGGCTTTTATGCTGCTATTGCAACCCGATCTGGGTTCGGTGGTGGTTTTGTTTGTATGTACGTTCGGTTTATTGTTCATTGGTGGCGCGAAAGTGATTCAGTTCATTGCCATCATTGCTGCTGGTCTGGCCGCATTAGTCGGGTTGATCATGTTTGAGCCTTATCGTATGCGCCGAGTAACCTCATTTTTAGATCCGTGGGCTGATCCATTTGGTAGTGGTTATCAGCTAACCCAATCATTAATGGCGTTCGGTCGGGGTGGTTTATTCGGGCAAGGATTAGGGAATTCAGTACAAAAATTATCCTACTTACCAGAAGCTCATACCGATTTTGTCTTTGCCATTTTAGGGGAAGAGTTGGGGTATGCCGGTGTGTTAGCCGTATTATTCCTGCAATTATTGCTGGCGATGAAAGCGCTGAAAATTGGCCGCACAGCATTACTGAGAAGTAAGCTTTATGAAGGTTATATGGCCTGTGGTATTGGGATCTGGTTCAGTTTCCAAACGGTAGTTAACGTGGGTGCGGCGGCTGGTATGCTGCCAACTAAAGGTTTGACATTACCGTTGGTGAGTTACGGTGGTTCCAGTTTGATCGCGATTACTATGGCCGTAGCGATTTTATTACGTATTGATTTTGAACGTCGGCTGGATACCAGTCATGTGATCTCGCGGGAGGCCGCATGA
- the mraY gene encoding phospho-N-acetylmuramoyl-pentapeptide-transferase, with protein MLVWLAELLTPHLSFFHVVSYLTFRAIMSILTGLGFALWMGPRLIRRLQLLQIGQVVRNDGPESHFSKAGTPTMGGIMILLSIFLSVVLWARLSNPYVWVVLFVLVSFGTIGFIDDYRKVIRKNPDGLIARWKYFWQSASALAVAVFLYATTTSDAQTTLVVPFFKEIMPQLGLLFILMTYFVIVGASNAVNLTDGLDGLAIMPTVMVAAGFALIAWATGNVNFANYLHIPYVANASELMVICTAIIGAGLGFLWFNTYPAQVFMGDVGSLALGAILGIIAVLVRQEFLLFIMGGVFVMETMSVILQVGSYKLRGQRIFRMAPIHHHYELKGWPEPRVIVRFWIITLVLVLLGLVTLKLR; from the coding sequence ATGTTAGTTTGGCTGGCGGAGTTGTTAACGCCCCATTTATCCTTTTTTCATGTGGTCTCTTATCTGACCTTCCGTGCCATTATGTCAATTCTGACTGGGCTTGGTTTTGCCCTGTGGATGGGTCCTCGTTTGATCCGTCGTCTGCAATTATTGCAGATCGGGCAGGTTGTGCGTAACGATGGTCCGGAATCACATTTCAGCAAAGCAGGCACACCAACAATGGGCGGGATCATGATCCTGCTGTCGATTTTCTTGTCGGTGGTATTGTGGGCCCGTCTTAGCAACCCTTATGTTTGGGTTGTGTTATTTGTGCTGGTTAGCTTTGGCACTATCGGTTTTATTGATGACTACCGCAAAGTGATCCGTAAAAACCCGGATGGGTTGATTGCACGCTGGAAATACTTCTGGCAATCCGCTTCAGCGCTGGCAGTTGCTGTCTTCTTATATGCCACGACAACCAGTGATGCTCAAACCACATTGGTCGTGCCGTTCTTTAAAGAGATCATGCCGCAGCTCGGTTTATTGTTCATTTTGATGACCTATTTTGTCATTGTCGGTGCCTCAAATGCAGTAAACCTGACGGACGGGTTAGATGGTCTCGCTATTATGCCGACCGTTATGGTGGCCGCAGGTTTTGCTTTAATTGCCTGGGCTACTGGTAACGTTAATTTTGCAAATTACTTACATATTCCGTATGTCGCTAATGCATCTGAACTGATGGTTATCTGTACCGCTATTATTGGTGCCGGTCTGGGTTTCCTATGGTTTAACACCTATCCAGCACAAGTCTTTATGGGCGATGTCGGTTCGCTGGCACTGGGCGCTATTCTCGGCATCATTGCAGTGTTAGTGCGTCAGGAGTTCCTGCTATTCATCATGGGCGGTGTTTTTGTGATGGAAACCATGTCAGTGATCCTGCAGGTTGGGTCGTATAAATTGCGCGGCCAGCGAATTTTCCGTATGGCGCCAATACATCACCATTACGAATTAAAAGGTTGGCCGGAACCTCGGGTGATTGTTCGTTTTTGGATCATCACGCTGGTGTTGGTGTTGTTAGGTCTGGTTACTCTGAAACTAAGGTAG